In the Campylobacter concisus genome, one interval contains:
- a CDS encoding cytochrome-c peroxidase — protein MKGVILCLFIITISFCKYESYKPLTVVKYNEEKALLGKKLFFDKRLSPNENYSCQTCHNLYWNLSGSNQDSMEKGTLNPPTILNAAANYLFYSDAKISNLKDQVKESITSRIELNSDNDKIVDSVNNISEYKILFKKIYNDGINFDNIADAIAEFEKAVLSIDSPFDRFISGDNNAIDDSAKKGFEIFNNIGCAACHNGRNLGGNLTQDIGRERISALDANKRLRRVPSLRNVTKTAPYLSHGEINDLKEAISFIGNYQLGYEFSKDEIDALYSFFLTLNGKKPRILNEY, from the coding sequence ATGAAGGGCGTTATACTTTGTCTATTTATCATCACGATTTCATTTTGCAAATATGAATCCTACAAACCTCTCACGGTAGTAAAATATAATGAAGAAAAGGCCCTGCTTGGTAAAAAACTCTTTTTTGACAAAAGACTAAGCCCGAATGAAAACTACTCTTGCCAAACTTGTCACAACCTGTATTGGAATTTAAGTGGAAGCAACCAAGATAGCATGGAAAAAGGCACTTTAAATCCTCCAACCATATTAAATGCTGCAGCGAATTATCTGTTTTATAGCGATGCAAAGATTAGCAATTTAAAAGATCAAGTAAAAGAGTCCATAACTTCTAGAATAGAACTAAACTCAGATAACGACAAGATAGTGGATTCTGTAAATAACATCTCTGAGTACAAAATTTTATTTAAAAAAATTTATAATGACGGCATTAATTTTGATAATATTGCAGATGCAATAGCTGAGTTTGAAAAGGCTGTCTTAAGTATTGATTCGCCATTTGATCGTTTTATATCAGGTGATAACAATGCCATAGATGATAGCGCAAAGAAAGGATTTGAGATATTTAATAATATAGGCTGTGCCGCTTGTCACAATGGTAGAAATTTAGGAGGAAATTTGACACAAGATATTGGCCGAGAAAGAATTTCTGCCCTAGATGCAAACAAAAGATTAAGAAGAGTGCCATCACTAAGAAATGTTACAAAAACTGCCCCATATTTATCCCATGGAGAGATAAATGATCTAAAAGAGGCTATAAGCTTTATTGGTAACTACCAGCTAGGATATGAGTTTAGCAAAGATGAAATTGATGCTTTATACTCATTTTTTCTGACATTAAATGGTAAAAAGCCTAGGATACTAAATGAGTACTAA
- a CDS encoding diguanylate phosphodiesterase translates to MSTKRTRTVLSFLVAIFFISAFFIYKANIAIDTAHKFDDGILNLKFIDNEITFSLNNIYDVSNYDKLNADINSFDTNLSNLSMLSDEMMLFHQNKITKDLQNIRDVFIKKAFFTQRSAYVNSSIDSYIQISQYEIQNLALSNKLEPIFYAIKGALMLSPEAIDDISKQIKIYKNEYKDNQKAQNVLDKMLYATQATKTLHTISNSAKELHLDNMLENFRDKILEFHSDAVDNTKIAQTICLLTFIIFCAFGLFQIKMASERLRQIKLLRTTVENDHSSVIYCDKYNRISYVNKTFEEKTGYKLKDVIGKNPRILKSYMHPQSFYESIKEAVQKSLPWESDELISRTKSGDFLYEKVKFSPFFFKNKFEGYIAVKLDRTKETLILNELTQKNEQIKIQSSIDKLTGFGNYFALTEILDAQKDGLLICLSIKNFKILRFFYQTKIIDAMLKAVADTLKLCIDTSEIKAKLFRFQDDAFYIWYEGDNIVRDIEYIREYFGSNRTNVTIDEKFENLPGIKMVFGVSLPNDTPQTNRLMQSVLANQLAIENGSNIYYYLENDAIEMKYHKNQLAVQLIEDALENDRVIVEAQGIFNLEENETEAKYYEVLVRIIDQNGKIHYPGEFLDIAMKTQLYPQITKKVISLAFDLAKRYPDYMFSINLSITDIADASMRELIESKLNECKDPNKICFEMLESEELSDYVVVNSFIKRVKGYGCKISIDDFGSGYSNYYRILELDIDTIKIDGSIIKKLPFDENARVLVETIVSFAKKQGYKIVAEFASSEEILNQIKNFGIPYAQGFLLGKPRRME, encoded by the coding sequence ATGAGTACTAAACGAACAAGAACCGTACTTAGCTTCTTAGTAGCTATATTTTTCATTAGTGCATTTTTTATATATAAAGCAAATATAGCCATTGATACGGCTCATAAATTTGATGACGGGATTTTAAATCTAAAATTTATAGACAATGAGATAACTTTTTCTTTGAATAATATTTATGATGTCTCAAACTACGACAAACTCAATGCTGACATAAATTCTTTTGATACAAATTTGAGCAACCTTTCAATGCTTAGTGATGAGATGATGTTGTTTCATCAAAATAAAATAACAAAAGACCTACAAAACATAAGAGATGTATTTATTAAAAAAGCATTTTTTACACAAAGATCAGCTTATGTAAACTCATCTATAGATTCTTATATCCAAATAAGTCAATATGAGATACAAAATCTCGCACTTTCAAATAAGCTTGAGCCTATATTTTATGCGATAAAAGGTGCTTTGATGCTTAGTCCTGAAGCAATAGATGATATTTCAAAGCAAATAAAAATATATAAAAACGAGTATAAAGATAACCAAAAAGCTCAAAATGTATTAGACAAGATGCTTTATGCGACTCAAGCTACAAAAACTTTACATACAATCTCAAATAGTGCAAAAGAGCTACATCTTGATAATATGCTAGAAAATTTTAGAGATAAAATCCTAGAATTTCACTCTGACGCAGTGGATAACACAAAAATAGCTCAGACAATCTGCTTACTTACATTTATAATATTTTGTGCATTTGGCCTCTTTCAAATTAAAATGGCCTCAGAGCGTTTAAGACAGATAAAACTCCTAAGAACGACAGTCGAAAACGATCATAGCTCTGTTATCTATTGCGATAAATACAATAGAATTTCATACGTAAATAAAACCTTTGAAGAAAAAACTGGCTACAAACTAAAGGATGTAATCGGTAAAAATCCTAGAATACTAAAATCATATATGCATCCACAAAGCTTTTATGAGTCCATAAAAGAGGCTGTGCAAAAATCTCTACCTTGGGAGAGCGATGAGCTTATAAGCAGAACAAAAAGCGGTGATTTTTTATATGAAAAGGTAAAATTTTCACCATTTTTCTTTAAAAATAAATTTGAGGGCTATATAGCGGTAAAACTTGATAGGACTAAAGAGACGCTAATACTAAACGAGCTAACTCAAAAAAATGAACAAATAAAAATACAATCTTCAATCGATAAGCTAACAGGCTTTGGTAACTACTTTGCTTTAACTGAAATTTTAGACGCACAAAAAGATGGATTGCTAATTTGCTTAAGCATTAAGAATTTTAAAATTTTAAGATTCTTTTATCAAACTAAGATTATCGATGCAATGCTAAAAGCAGTAGCTGATACACTAAAGCTTTGCATAGATACTTCTGAGATAAAAGCAAAGCTATTTAGATTTCAAGATGACGCATTTTATATATGGTATGAAGGCGATAATATCGTAAGAGATATTGAATATATTAGAGAATATTTTGGTTCAAATAGAACAAATGTCACTATTGATGAAAAATTTGAAAATTTACCAGGCATAAAGATGGTATTTGGTGTTTCATTGCCAAACGACACCCCACAAACCAACCGCCTAATGCAATCAGTCCTTGCAAATCAGCTCGCAATAGAAAATGGTAGCAATATTTACTACTATCTAGAAAATGACGCTATCGAGATGAAATATCACAAAAACCAGCTGGCAGTTCAGCTAATCGAAGATGCGTTAGAAAACGATAGAGTCATAGTGGAAGCACAAGGCATCTTTAACTTAGAAGAAAATGAGACCGAAGCAAAGTATTATGAAGTTTTGGTTCGTATAATCGATCAAAATGGAAAGATACACTATCCGGGCGAATTTTTAGATATTGCCATGAAAACGCAACTATATCCGCAAATAACCAAAAAGGTGATAAGTCTTGCGTTTGATCTAGCCAAAAGATATCCAGATTATATGTTCTCAATAAATTTATCAATTACCGATATTGCTGATGCTAGTATGAGAGAGCTTATAGAGAGCAAGCTAAATGAGTGCAAAGATCCTAATAAAATTTGCTTTGAAATGCTAGAGAGTGAAGAGCTTAGCGACTATGTTGTGGTAAATTCTTTTATAAAACGCGTCAAAGGCTATGGATGTAAAATTTCGATTGATGACTTTGGCTCAGGATACTCAAACTATTACCGAATTTTGGAGCTTGATATAGACACCATAAAAATAGACGGCTCGATAATCAAAAAGCTTCCATTTGATGAAAATGCTAGAGTTCTAGTAGAAACCATCGTAAGCTTTGCAAAAAAGCAAGGCTACAAAATAGTAGCCGAGTTTGCAAGCTCAGAAGAAATTTTAAATCAAATCAAAAATTTTGGAATACCTTACGCACAAGGTTTCTTACTAGGCAAGCCCCGCAGAATGGAATAG
- a CDS encoding exodeoxyribonuclease III translates to MKLISWNVNGLRALVTKDGFGWLDEISPDFLALQEIKVKENDVPKEIYNLGFKDISVNSGERAGYSGVMSLANFDISTQKAAFFDDTEGRVLEHRFNDIVLFNIYFPNGQKDDERLAYKMDFYEKFLAYCKELVKNGKEVIFCGDVNTAHREIDLKNPKANAKTSGFLPIERAWIDEVLKSGFIDTFRAINGDVADAYSWWSYRFNARAKNVGWRIDYFFISQGLKDRLKDAFILPEVTGSDHCPVGIDIEI, encoded by the coding sequence TTGAAACTTATTAGCTGGAATGTAAATGGCCTTAGAGCACTTGTAACAAAAGATGGCTTTGGTTGGCTTGATGAGATAAGTCCTGATTTCCTGGCACTTCAAGAGATTAAAGTCAAAGAAAATGACGTGCCAAAGGAAATTTATAATCTTGGCTTTAAAGATATAAGTGTAAACTCAGGCGAGAGAGCTGGATACTCTGGTGTGATGAGCCTAGCAAATTTTGACATTTCTACACAAAAGGCAGCTTTTTTCGACGATACGGAAGGGCGTGTTTTGGAGCATAGATTTAATGATATCGTGCTTTTTAATATCTATTTTCCAAACGGCCAAAAGGATGACGAGCGACTAGCCTATAAAATGGACTTTTACGAGAAATTTCTAGCTTACTGCAAAGAGCTTGTAAAAAACGGCAAAGAGGTGATATTTTGCGGTGATGTAAATACCGCTCACCGCGAGATTGACCTTAAAAATCCAAAGGCAAATGCCAAAACTTCTGGCTTTTTGCCTATTGAGCGAGCGTGGATCGACGAGGTGCTAAAAAGTGGCTTTATAGATACTTTTAGAGCTATAAATGGCGACGTAGCGGACGCTTACTCGTGGTGGAGCTACCGCTTTAATGCAAGGGCTAAAAATGTCGGCTGGAGAATTGATTATTTCTTTATTTCACAAGGATTAAAAGATAGGCTAAAAGACGCATTTATCTTGCCAGAGGTCACAGGCAGCGATCACTGCCCAGTTGGGATAGATATAGAAATTTAG
- a CDS encoding diacylglycerol kinase, whose translation MRNQPEYKFLKNFGYAREGLAEIFKNEKSFRIEICIFLLAALSLFFWNFDLVFNLFLIFSMAFVLVCECLNSGLERVTDLASPDYHALAKAAKDAGSAAVMIANFLCGALWCVAIGYKWI comes from the coding sequence ATGAGGAACCAGCCAGAGTATAAATTTTTAAAAAATTTTGGCTACGCAAGAGAGGGTTTGGCTGAAATTTTTAAAAATGAAAAGAGCTTTCGTATAGAAATTTGCATATTTTTATTAGCAGCACTATCGCTATTTTTTTGGAATTTTGACCTTGTTTTTAATCTATTTTTGATTTTTAGCATGGCATTTGTGCTAGTTTGCGAGTGCCTAAACTCAGGCCTAGAGCGAGTAACTGATCTTGCAAGCCCAGACTATCACGCCCTAGCAAAGGCGGCAAAAGATGCAGGAAGTGCGGCTGTGATGATCGCAAATTTCTTATGTGGCGCGCTTTGGTGCGTGGCAATAGGATATAAATGGATCTAG
- a CDS encoding ArsR family transcriptional regulator → MNEEIYKAIIGEKKVEIINLLVKSCDENGFIVVKISEICEKLDVSKPTVINTFKLLEEKKIFERVKNGVYRFKNL, encoded by the coding sequence ATGAATGAAGAAATTTACAAGGCAATAATTGGTGAGAAAAAGGTAGAAATTATAAATTTGCTAGTTAAAAGCTGTGATGAAAATGGCTTTATTGTAGTAAAAATTTCAGAAATTTGTGAAAAGCTAGACGTGAGCAAACCAACCGTGATAAATACCTTTAAGCTACTTGAAGAGAAGAAAATTTTCGAGCGAGTGAAAAATGGAGTTTATAGATTTAAAAATTTATAG
- a CDS encoding ModE family transcriptional regulator, with protein MSISARNQLNVEISEVRTGAVNSLIAGKLAGGEVLKATITVDSEKALDLKVGKKAIFLFKASSVIVSKDDSIKLSATNQIKGTVSEIKDGAVNAEVIIDANSSKISAIITKESVGNLALKVGDDVTAIIKATQIIVGVK; from the coding sequence ATGTCAATAAGCGCAAGAAATCAATTAAATGTTGAAATTTCTGAAGTAAGAACAGGTGCGGTAAATTCGCTGATCGCTGGTAAACTCGCAGGTGGTGAGGTGCTAAAAGCAACTATTACAGTTGATAGCGAGAAAGCTCTTGATCTAAAAGTTGGTAAAAAAGCTATATTTTTATTCAAAGCTTCAAGCGTTATCGTTTCAAAAGACGATAGCATCAAACTAAGTGCCACAAACCAAATAAAAGGCACTGTAAGCGAGATAAAAGATGGAGCTGTAAATGCAGAGGTGATTATCGATGCAAATAGTAGCAAAATTTCAGCTATCATCACAAAAGAGTCTGTTGGTAACCTGGCTTTAAAAGTAGGCGATGATGTAACTGCAATCATTAAAGCAACTCAAATTATAGTCGGTGTTAAATAA
- a CDS encoding peptide chain release factor 1 — protein MFADKLHPFLDRYNEISMLLSDPNIANDIEKMTKLSKEQSSIEPVTTAATKYLEILKDIDENKALLEDSELGELAKDELKNLEISREKLEEEIKILLLPKDPNDDKNIFLEIRAGTGGDEAALFVGDLFNAYIRYAELRGYKFEIVSQSEGNTGGFKEIIVLIKGKGAYSRLKFEGGTHRVQRVPETESQGRVHTSAVTVAIMPEVEDSEIEINPNDIRVDVMRSSGHGGQSVNTTDSAVRITHIPTGLVVTNQDGKSQHKNKEAAMKVLKARLYELQEQERLAKETIERKSQVGTGDRSGRIRTYNYPQNRISDHRINLTLYRLDAIMAAGLFDEIIEPLITHYQAEAMLEAGI, from the coding sequence ATGTTTGCTGATAAACTTCATCCATTTTTGGATCGCTATAATGAAATTTCTATGCTTCTTAGTGATCCAAATATAGCAAACGATATCGAAAAGATGACAAAGCTCTCAAAAGAGCAATCATCTATCGAGCCAGTCACAACTGCTGCAACAAAATATCTAGAAATTTTAAAAGACATTGACGAAAATAAAGCCCTGCTTGAGGACTCTGAGCTTGGTGAGCTTGCAAAAGACGAGCTTAAAAATTTAGAGATTTCAAGAGAAAAGCTTGAAGAAGAGATAAAAATTTTACTTCTTCCAAAAGATCCAAACGATGATAAAAATATATTTTTAGAAATTCGTGCAGGTACTGGTGGTGATGAGGCTGCGCTATTTGTTGGAGATCTTTTTAATGCTTACATTAGATATGCGGAGCTTCGAGGATATAAATTTGAGATCGTTAGCCAAAGCGAAGGCAATACTGGCGGCTTTAAAGAGATCATCGTGCTTATAAAAGGCAAAGGTGCTTACTCAAGGCTAAAATTTGAAGGTGGTACACATAGAGTTCAGCGTGTGCCAGAGACTGAGAGTCAGGGCAGGGTGCACACTTCGGCTGTGACTGTAGCTATTATGCCAGAGGTCGAGGATAGCGAGATCGAGATCAATCCAAATGATATAAGAGTTGATGTGATGAGAAGCTCGGGCCATGGCGGTCAGTCAGTAAATACAACTGATAGTGCTGTTAGGATCACGCATATACCAACTGGACTTGTTGTAACAAACCAAGATGGCAAAAGCCAACACAAAAACAAAGAAGCCGCGATGAAGGTGCTAAAGGCTAGACTTTATGAGCTTCAAGAGCAAGAGAGACTTGCAAAAGAGACTATTGAGCGAAAGAGCCAAGTTGGCACCGGAGATCGTTCTGGCAGGATAAGGACATACAACTATCCGCAAAACCGTATAAGTGATCACCGTATAAATTTAACACTTTACCGCCTTGATGCGATTATGGCTGCGGGATTATTTGATGAGATCATAGAGCCACTTATTACGCATTATCAAGCAGAAGCTATGCTAGAAGCTGGCATTTAA
- a CDS encoding 30S ribosomal protein S20 → MANHKSAEKRARQTIKRTERNRFYRTRLKNITKAVRVAVEAKDLNAANEALKVANKSIHSFVSRGFLKKQTAARRVSRLAQLVNTLKVA, encoded by the coding sequence ATGGCAAACCATAAATCTGCTGAAAAAAGAGCTAGACAAACTATAAAAAGAACAGAAAGAAATAGATTTTACCGCACAAGACTTAAAAATATCACAAAAGCAGTGCGTGTAGCTGTAGAAGCTAAAGATCTAAATGCTGCAAATGAAGCTTTAAAAGTTGCTAATAAAAGTATCCACAGCTTCGTAAGTAGGGGCTTTTTGAAGAAACAAACTGCTGCTCGCCGTGTTAGTCGCCTTGCACAATTAGTAAATACTCTAAAAGTTGCTTAA
- the glmM gene encoding phosphoglucosamine mutase (catalyzes the conversion of glucosamine-6-phosphate to glucosamine-1-phosphate) has product MKLFGTDGVRGKAGEKLSAQTSMRLAMAAGIYFRKTSATNVILVGKDTRKSGYMIETAIVAGLTAVGYNVLQIGPMPTPAIAFLTENMRCDAGIMISASHNPYYDNGIKFFDSFGNKLDETIEAEIEKIFYDDELIANAQKTMTEIGANKRIDDVIGRYIVQIKNSFPKELNLKNLRVVLDVANGAAYKVAPTVFSELGADVIVINDEPNGSNINQNCGALHPEDLASEVKRLRADIGFAFDGDADRLVVVDENGEVVHGDAILGSLAAFLNEQKALKGGAVVATVMSNAALDDYLKARKIKLLRSNVGDKYVLEMMKENGINFGGEQSGHVIFNDYAKTGDGLVTSMQVVAMMLKKGKKASEIFGELKPYPQILLNLKITEKKPLDKIEGLKELEASLAKEGIRSLFRYSGTENLIRLLLEGKNQTLVEKRMDEVEKFFIKALNA; this is encoded by the coding sequence ATGAAACTATTTGGAACAGATGGTGTTCGTGGCAAGGCAGGCGAAAAGCTCTCAGCTCAAACATCTATGCGTCTTGCAATGGCAGCTGGAATTTATTTCAGAAAGACCTCAGCGACAAATGTGATTTTGGTTGGAAAAGATACTAGAAAAAGCGGCTATATGATAGAAACAGCCATCGTTGCAGGACTAACCGCAGTTGGCTACAACGTCCTTCAAATAGGCCCTATGCCAACACCTGCGATCGCATTTTTAACAGAAAATATGCGCTGTGACGCTGGCATCATGATAAGCGCCTCACACAACCCATACTACGACAACGGCATCAAATTTTTTGATAGCTTTGGCAACAAGCTTGATGAGACAATAGAGGCTGAGATAGAAAAAATCTTCTACGACGATGAGCTCATCGCAAACGCCCAAAAGACGATGACAGAGATCGGTGCAAACAAGAGGATCGACGATGTTATTGGCAGATATATCGTGCAGATAAAAAATTCATTCCCAAAAGAGTTAAATTTAAAAAATTTACGAGTAGTTTTAGACGTAGCAAATGGCGCTGCTTACAAGGTCGCACCAACTGTATTTAGCGAGCTTGGAGCCGATGTCATCGTCATAAACGACGAACCAAATGGTAGCAATATCAACCAAAACTGTGGCGCACTTCATCCAGAGGACCTAGCAAGCGAGGTAAAAAGGCTTCGTGCCGACATCGGCTTTGCATTTGACGGCGATGCTGATAGGCTTGTAGTAGTTGACGAAAACGGCGAAGTTGTGCATGGCGATGCGATACTTGGCTCACTAGCTGCATTTTTAAACGAGCAAAAGGCGCTAAAAGGTGGAGCTGTCGTAGCTACGGTAATGAGTAACGCCGCACTTGATGACTATCTAAAAGCTCGCAAGATCAAGCTGCTTCGCTCAAATGTAGGCGATAAATATGTGCTTGAAATGATGAAAGAAAATGGTATAAATTTTGGCGGTGAGCAAAGCGGTCACGTGATATTTAACGACTATGCCAAAACTGGCGACGGCCTTGTTACCTCAATGCAAGTTGTTGCGATGATGCTTAAAAAAGGCAAAAAAGCTAGTGAAATTTTTGGCGAGCTAAAGCCGTATCCACAAATTTTGCTAAATTTAAAGATCACAGAGAAAAAGCCGCTTGATAAGATAGAGGGGCTAAAAGAGCTTGAGGCTAGCCTTGCAAAAGAAGGCATAAGATCGCTCTTTAGATACTCTGGTACTGAAAATTTGATCAGACTTTTGCTTGAGGGTAAAAATCAAACTTTAGTTGAAAAACGCATGGATGAAGTTGAGAAATTTTTCATAAAAGCCTTAAATGCGTAA
- a CDS encoding signal peptidase II, translated as MRKNLVKFFIAFFVIFIVDQAIKMIFIDGFSWDGEFFSLVLTYNKGVAFSMLAFLDEWLKFIQIALILGVFVYLVVEKKLLCSHAIWLGALLGAGSSNITDRFIHGGVVDYVFWHKWFNFAVFNFADAMIDLCVVMILWQSFRKRRESGK; from the coding sequence ATGCGTAAAAACTTAGTCAAATTTTTCATCGCGTTTTTCGTCATTTTTATCGTTGATCAAGCGATAAAAATGATATTTATAGATGGCTTTTCGTGGGACGGAGAGTTTTTTTCGCTAGTTCTTACATATAATAAGGGCGTTGCATTTTCGATGTTAGCCTTTTTAGATGAGTGGCTGAAATTTATCCAGATCGCCCTCATTTTAGGCGTTTTTGTCTATCTAGTTGTTGAGAAAAAACTGCTTTGCTCGCATGCCATTTGGCTTGGAGCTTTGCTAGGAGCTGGCAGCTCAAATATCACAGATAGATTTATCCATGGCGGCGTCGTGGATTACGTCTTTTGGCACAAGTGGTTTAACTTTGCGGTCTTTAACTTCGCTGACGCGATGATCGATCTTTGCGTCGTGATGATACTTTGGCAAAGTTTTAGAAAAAGGAGAGAGAGTGGGAAATAA